In Treponema vincentii, a single window of DNA contains:
- a CDS encoding cytochrome c biogenesis CcdA family protein codes for MGSASLPGLFGAFFAGLLSFLSPCVLPLIPVYLSFISGESLAQIREGNNGRMRLFLRSISFVLGFTVVFVLLAILFGTGARFIGSSAPRVIMRIAGVVVIILGLNMLFDFIPFLRGEIKAQAPSTAASFSKAFLFGMLFAAGWSPCIGPILSSILLFAAQAGNIVKATFLLGAYSLGLGIPFLLVGLFFDKAEPVLQWFKRHTRGVKITAGVLIIFFGILMVTAGLASITTFFVKIGYALEEYAQTGTPPFSTIAGALARWLQFQGV; via the coding sequence ATGGGTAGTGCGTCTCTTCCCGGTTTATTCGGAGCCTTTTTTGCAGGACTGCTTTCATTTTTGAGCCCCTGCGTATTGCCGCTTATTCCCGTCTATCTTTCGTTCATCTCCGGTGAATCGCTTGCCCAAATCCGCGAAGGCAACAACGGCCGTATGCGCCTTTTTCTGCGCAGCATCAGCTTTGTGCTGGGATTTACAGTAGTATTTGTACTGCTTGCGATCCTATTCGGAACAGGCGCCCGTTTTATCGGCAGTTCCGCCCCCCGCGTCATTATGCGGATTGCGGGAGTTGTTGTCATAATTCTCGGCCTGAATATGCTTTTCGATTTTATCCCGTTTTTACGCGGGGAGATAAAAGCACAGGCGCCGAGTACTGCCGCAAGTTTTTCAAAGGCGTTTCTTTTCGGTATGCTGTTCGCCGCCGGATGGAGCCCTTGTATCGGGCCGATATTGTCGTCGATTCTGCTCTTTGCGGCTCAAGCGGGCAATATCGTAAAAGCAACCTTTTTGCTCGGGGCGTATTCGCTCGGACTCGGCATTCCATTCTTGCTGGTAGGGCTGTTTTTTGATAAAGCTGAGCCGGTATTACAATGGTTCAAGCGGCATACGCGCGGGGTTAAGATAACAGCCGGAGTGCTGATCATCTTTTTCGGTATATTGATGGTAACCGCCGGTTTGGCGAGCATTACGACCTTCTTTGTAAAGATAGGGTATGCACTCGAAGAATATGCTCAGACGGGGACACCTCCGTTCAGCACTATTGCCGGAGCACTTGCCCGCTGGCTGCAATTCCAAGGGGTATAG
- a CDS encoding selenium metabolism-associated LysR family transcriptional regulator, translating into MEFKHLEVFVKLVENLSFSAAAEELNISQPTVSLHIKQLEEELDTPLFIRSTRELKITEEGTMLYREAKDLLQQRSALIDRFINPNQKVLRLGASTIPTGYILPFILSRFRKDHPNILVQVEEQNSYETIKRISARKVDAGIVGMKSDDENCEFKPIYQDEFVFITPNIPYYRALQQTKPDLKRLAQEPLIVRESGSAVKQNMELILASAHIPAESLHIITTINNIEVIKRLVAQGAGTSFISKIAVDDMIKRGELLAFSLENVPHRYRDLYLVWNKKITPPSYLREFLDCARLYKKPVGNQQPRRERRGLNPHE; encoded by the coding sequence ATGGAATTTAAACACCTCGAAGTATTTGTAAAGTTAGTCGAAAATCTAAGCTTTTCTGCGGCGGCCGAAGAACTGAATATTTCGCAGCCGACAGTGAGTCTGCACATTAAGCAGCTTGAAGAAGAACTGGATACTCCCCTCTTTATCCGTTCCACGCGGGAACTGAAAATTACGGAAGAAGGGACGATGCTCTACCGCGAAGCAAAGGATTTATTGCAGCAGCGTTCGGCTCTTATAGACCGATTTATCAATCCAAATCAAAAGGTGTTGAGGCTCGGCGCTTCTACCATTCCGACGGGGTATATACTTCCCTTTATATTGAGTCGATTCAGAAAAGACCACCCCAATATCCTTGTTCAAGTTGAAGAACAAAACAGCTACGAAACGATTAAACGGATTTCTGCCCGAAAGGTCGATGCGGGCATTGTTGGAATGAAAAGCGATGATGAAAACTGTGAGTTTAAACCGATCTACCAAGATGAGTTTGTTTTTATTACGCCTAATATTCCCTATTATCGAGCTTTACAGCAGACAAAACCCGATTTAAAGCGGCTCGCTCAGGAACCGCTCATTGTACGGGAAAGCGGTTCCGCCGTAAAGCAGAATATGGAGCTCATATTAGCTTCCGCACATATCCCCGCCGAATCGCTGCATATCATCACCACGATCAACAATATCGAAGTGATAAAGCGGCTCGTTGCGCAAGGGGCGGGTACGTCATTTATTTCCAAAATTGCCGTAGATGATATGATTAAGCGTGGCGAGCTACTCGCTTTCTCGCTGGAGAACGTACCGCATCGCTACCGCGACCTTTATCTTGTATGGAATAAAAAGATTACGCCCCCAAGCTATCTGCGGGAATTTTTAGATTGCGCACGCCTTTATAAGAAGCCCGTAGGCAATCAACAACCCCGACGCGAGCGTCGGGGTTTAAACCCGCACGAATAA
- a CDS encoding M23 family metallopeptidase translates to MSKRFYSVCLFIFFLVVYSAAASDTLHTLEKGETLYALSRKYSVPVAILLERNNISDAGKITIGQKIYIPETYTIQKGDTLYSIAKKFSVTVDALRKANSLSNSDVLKVGKILIVPEREKNAVASAPKNATASTNTTAAQQHSQASWEDPRLYTKKSIDKKLLWPVPITDISYLSGKLYGVAIDSTTNASVKAIASGRVISIGPHRGYGQVIFIQSKTKHVYVYGGLAQILPQAGTHITVGQKLGTLAADSITGTPRLYFMVYANNKPIDPAKAPRGK, encoded by the coding sequence ATGTCTAAGCGCTTTTATTCCGTCTGTCTTTTTATTTTTTTTCTTGTGGTTTATTCAGCCGCTGCATCGGATACACTCCATACATTGGAAAAAGGCGAAACGCTCTATGCGTTAAGCCGCAAATATTCGGTGCCGGTTGCTATTCTCCTGGAACGGAATAACATCAGCGATGCGGGTAAAATTACGATTGGACAGAAAATCTATATTCCGGAAACATACACAATACAAAAGGGCGACACGCTTTACAGCATTGCGAAAAAATTCTCCGTTACCGTTGATGCGCTGCGAAAAGCAAATAGCCTCTCCAATTCAGATGTCTTAAAAGTCGGAAAAATATTGATTGTGCCGGAAAGAGAAAAAAACGCCGTTGCCTCTGCTCCCAAAAATGCGACAGCTTCCACCAATACGACAGCAGCTCAGCAACATTCTCAAGCTTCATGGGAAGACCCTCGCTTATATACAAAAAAAAGCATAGACAAAAAGCTTCTGTGGCCTGTTCCTATTACCGACATTTCGTATCTGTCGGGAAAGCTCTACGGCGTCGCTATCGATTCGACAACAAACGCATCGGTAAAGGCCATCGCATCGGGACGGGTTATTTCAATCGGTCCGCATCGAGGATACGGGCAGGTTATCTTTATTCAATCCAAAACAAAGCACGTCTATGTATACGGGGGATTGGCACAGATACTCCCGCAAGCGGGTACGCACATTACCGTCGGTCAAAAACTCGGTACCCTTGCCGCAGATTCTATTACCGGTACGCCGAGACTTTATTTTATGGTGTATGCAAACAATAAACCGATCGATCCTGCAAAGGCTCCGCGCGGCAAATAG
- a CDS encoding TlpA family protein disulfide reductase, with protein sequence MKIRIVSLCFVFNLFVLGCSAKQAQTANPAATPNSGVQPTATASTTMQTSADRQTNADPVAALSSLGFYVYDTPIDLPITAPIPALAGDPIKVDDFTGKITLLNFWATWCPPCRAEMPSIERLYKQMDGTNFRIIAVNAGEHRSQVTSFIEKNKYTFPIYLDESNQLSSIFAARGLPSTYLVNKEGKVIAARIGAMEYDQAELIKLLKELADG encoded by the coding sequence ATGAAAATCAGAATAGTATCTTTATGTTTCGTTTTTAACCTTTTTGTGCTCGGTTGTTCCGCTAAACAAGCGCAGACTGCCAACCCGGCAGCAACACCGAATTCGGGAGTACAGCCAACTGCTACCGCTTCTACGACAATGCAGACTTCTGCCGATCGACAAACCAATGCTGATCCGGTCGCAGCGCTGAGTTCGCTCGGGTTTTACGTTTACGACACACCGATTGATCTGCCTATAACCGCACCGATACCTGCACTTGCAGGCGATCCTATCAAAGTGGACGATTTTACCGGTAAAATCACACTCCTCAATTTTTGGGCGACGTGGTGCCCGCCGTGCCGTGCGGAAATGCCCTCCATCGAGCGCTTATATAAGCAGATGGACGGTACAAATTTCCGAATTATTGCTGTCAATGCCGGTGAGCATCGTTCGCAAGTCACATCTTTTATCGAAAAAAATAAATATACATTCCCCATCTATTTGGATGAATCAAACCAGTTATCGTCCATATTTGCTGCGCGCGGACTTCCGTCGACCTACCTCGTTAATAAAGAGGGAAAGGTTATTGCCGCACGTATCGGAGCGATGGAGTATGACCAAGCAGAATTGATAAAACTGCTTAAGGAATTAGCCGATGGGTAG